The window gatatctcactgtagttttaatttacatttctctgatgatcgatgatgttgagcaccttttcatatgcctgtttgccatttgtatgtcttcttttgagaaatgtctactcaaatgttttgcccattttttattggattattagatttattcctatagagttgtttgagctcctgtATATTCTGGTTATAAATCCTTTGTCAAAGGGGTAGTTTGCAAACattatctcccattctgtgggttgtctcttcactttgattgtatcctttgctgtgcagaagccttttaacttgatgtgataccATTTGTCCAtatttgctttggttgcttgtgcctGTGGAGTATTGctcaagaagtctttgcccagaccaatgtcctggagattttctccAGTGTTTCCTGTagcagtttcatagttttcagtcctacatttaagtctttaattcattttgattttatttttatatagccaGAGCTtgtggtctagtttcattcttctatgtatggctatccagttttccaagcacaattttttgaagagaatgccttttcccagtgtatgttcctggcacttttgtaaaatgtgagtccactgtaggtgtgtggatttttttctaggttctctattttgttctattgatctatgtgtgtgtgtttatgccagcaccatgctgttttggttactacagctctgtagtataatgtTACAtgctgtctgcctcagcctcccaaatcatttttcatttctgattttattatttttattattttatttatttgggttttctctctttttttcttagtctggctaatggtttgtcaattttggttaacatattaaaaaacaactttttgttttactgctcttttgtaggttttttttcatttcaattttatttatttctactctgatctttattatttctttttttctactaatttttggtttggtttgctctttctttgtagctctttaagatgcatcattagattgtttatttgaagtttttaccttttttgatgtaggcacttatagctataaacgtctttcttagtattgcttttgctgtatcccataggttttggtatgtagTGTttacattatcatttgtttcaagaaatttttaaatttccttcttagcTTCTTTTATGACCCattaatcattcaggagcagattgttgagttttcatatatttgtatagttcCCAAAATTCCtcgttattaatttctagttttattccattctgaTCTGGAAAGATGCttgatatttcaatttttaaaaaatattttatgacctaatatatggtctgtccttgagaatgatccatggattgaggaaaagaatgtgtattctctagccattggatgaaatgttctgtgaatatctattagatccatttgctCTATAGTGCAGAtagtctgtttttgttgttggtgttaTTGagtttctgtctggaagatctgtccaatatGGAATGTGGGGTGCTGAAATCTCCATccattattgtattggggcctatctctctTTTTAACTCtaatagtatttgttttatatatctgagtgctgtagtgttgggtgcatatatatttaaaattgttatatgtTTTTGACgaattgactcctttattatTATAGACTGACATTTGTGTCTCCTctcaaagtttttgttttgaaatctattttttgtttattctttaaaaatcttttatatttagTTCAGGCATACATGTGGTGCAGGTCTGTTATACAGgtgaacttgtgtcatggggatttgttgtacagattattttgtcacccaggtattaagcctggtactcatgagctatttttcctgatcctctccctcctcccaacctccactctttggtaggccctggtgtctgttgttctcctGTGTGTgtccattttttctcatttttagctccaacttataagtgagaacatgcagtatttagttttctgtttgtgCATTACTTTGCTAagtataatgacctccagctccatctatgatCCGGCAATGGATATAATGTCATttgttttcatggctgcatactattccatggtatatatgtactccattttctttatccaatctaccattgatgggtttttaggttgattccatgtctttggtattgtgaatagtgctgcagtgaacgcatacatgcatgtgtctttatgataggacaatttatatttctttggctatatacccagtaataggattgctggatcgaatggtaatTCTGGTTTTGGGTCTTTGGGGAATCAACACACTGTTTCTCAtgattgttgaactaatttacatttccaccaacagtgatTAAGTGTTTCTTTCTCTCCACATCACCagcatctgtgttttttttttttaatttttaataatagccattctgactcttgtgagatgatatctccttgtggtttgaattgcatttctttaatgatcagtgatgttgagttttatttcatatgcttgttggccacatgggtgtcttcttttgaaagtgtctgttcatatccttggtccactttttaatggtattttgttttgttttgttttgttttgttttagatggagtctcagcctgttgcccaggctggagtgcagtggcatgatctccactctctgtaacctccgcctcacgggttcaagtaattctcctgcctcagccaccctagtagctgggattacaggcgtgcaccaccacgcccagctaatttttgtatttttggtagagatggggttttgccatgttggccagcctgttctcaaactcctggcctgaagcgatctgcctgcctcagcctcccagagtgctgggattacaattgtgaggcaccgtgcctgacgtgtcttttttttttttttttttttgtaaatttgcttaagttccttacagatgctggaAACTAGAccttagatgcatagtttgcaaaaatattctcctattctgtgtgttgtgtgttcaCTCTGTGGATAGtttccttgctgtgcagaagttctgtagtttaattagatcccatttgtcaatttttgcttttgttggaatggcttttggcatcttcattatgaaatctttgtCCATTCCTATGTCtagaatgatattgcctaggtcgtcttccaggatttttatagttttaggttttacacttaagttcttaatccatttttagttaatttttgtatagaaagtgatccagtttcaatctttggcataagctagccagttatcctgggaccatttattgaatagggaatactttctatattgcttgcttttgttgagttggttgaagatcagatggtaaTAGGTGTGaggtgtgcagcattatttctggacggtgtattctatttcattggtccATGtgactgttttggtaccagtacaatgCTTTTTTGGTTACCGTGGCCtcgtattatagtttgaagtcaggtaatatgatgcctctggcttcattctttttgcttaggattgccttggctattcgggctcttttttggttccatatgaattttaaagtagttttttttctaattccatgaagagtgtcattggtagtttaataggaatatcAATGAATCTATAAACTGCAGTTCGGCCATTTTGACAACATTGCGTCTTCCTGttcacgagcatggaatgtttttccatttgtttttgtcatctctgatttctttaagcagtgttttgtagttgtcATAGTAAAGACTTTTCTCCTCCCTAGttagctgcattcctaggtattttattgtttttgtggcaattgtgaacgggattgtgtttctgatttggctctgACCTTGAaggttgttggtgtatagaaatgctcctggtttttgtacattaattttgtatcctgaaactttctgAAGTTGTTTATAAGATCAAGGATCTTTTTGGCAGAGAGTCTgagattttctaggtatagaatcatattgtttgCGAACAGAGATTGTTTGACTTCTATGAAAAACATAGTGGAGTGAAAGCAAACATCTGTCCACAATGGAATAGAACAATAAAAATGCccaataataaatttaatttgaatGTGAAGAACTAATATGAAGCAAATAACACAATCATTGCGAGGGATACATAAAAAGACTTGAGGAAATGAGGAGTGGCTTTTTCTTGGATAGAGAAATTCTAAAATAGAAAGACAGATACTGTCCCTAAGATaagatgtaatttaaaaataataactgtgtGTCAACTGGAATATTTTAGCACCTGATCAAATGATTCTGAAGTTCATCTGAAATACAAACGTGTCAGAgtagacagaaaaggagaaagcaaTGAGGGAGGGCAAGCATTATTTCGCATTACAAATATAATTAAGCTACAGCAATTAAAATAGTATACTAGTGGTACAGGTATAAACAACTcaatggaagaaaattaaaataagaaagttaCATACAAAATTGAGTGGGGATGTAGGTGATGATAAAAGAGCCACTTCAAAACAGTGGGTGAAAGAGGGATTCAAGAAATAATGTAGAGTCCCTACCACTTAATTTTGTTCAGATGgatcaatgattttttttgtttttttgagatgaagtctcactttgtttcccaggctggagtgcagtggcgcaatctcggctcactgcaacttctacctcccgggttcaagcaattatccagcctcagcctcccgagtagctgggactacaagcgcgtgccactatacctggctaattttttgaatttttagtagagatggggtttcaccatgttagccaggatggtctcgatctcctgacctcgtgatcggcccgcctgggcctcccaaagtgctgggattacaggcgtgagccaccgtgccaagcccGGATCAGTGATTTTGAATGTACAATCATGCAACAAAAACTATGAATGTCTTATCATATTGGAGTGGGTAAGATCATTGCAAGCATGACAGCAAACTCGCGAAGGCACAAGAAAATGATTTATGAAAGCAGATATAAAATGGgtattaacatatataatatttatttctatgatGGTGAATTTGTCTGAAACACATTGTTTTCTTAGAGTAACCTGGGACTCATATTCTCCAACGCCATTGGAAGTGAAAGAAAGGTTGGGcgggggaaaaagaaaagtgcTTTGTAAGTTCATTTTCGTTGTCAGGAGAGCTTGTGGTTTAGGTTCTCCACAGAGGCAAGAAACCTTTAGTCACGTGGCAAATACCCCACTGAGTGCCCATGCTGCACAGATCTGTTGCTGCGCATGTCTGTTGCTGCGCATGCGCCTTTCTGCCCACCTTCTGTCCACGCAGAGCTGTGCAAGGAGAGGTTGTGTCTTCGTTCTTTCCGCCATCTTCATTCTTTCTCACTGACCGAGACTCAGCCGGTAGGTCTGCAAAGTGGTCTTCCTGGGAATTTGGTTGTAAGTGAATGTGTGGAGGAGCCAGCGGGCTTAGGACAGGTCCCGTGGCACAGTCCGTGGCTTTGAGGGAAAAGGGCCTCGCGGTGGTCGTCCGGCTTCTCCCAGGTCGCGATGCAGGCGCCATGGGCCGGTAATCGTGGCTGGGCTGGAACGAGGGAGGAAGGTAGGCCACGGAGGGGGTAAATCACCTGAAGATGGTGCGAGTGCTGGGGGTGCTGTTAGAGGTGTCTGAGTCCTGAAAACGCCTGGAACTCTCTGAGGGAGGACAGTTTCTGGACTTTTCGTTAGGGATGCGAGAAGGGACGGTGTGGGTGGTAAGGAAGGGGCCAGGAAACTGGGAATGCTGTGGGCTGGTGACTGCGGCCCCAAGGTCTGTAGAGTGCCTGGCAGAGGTGTCCAGTGAGGAACATAACCTTAACTCTGTGTCACAACTTCTCATCTCAGCCATGGAcctcatggaaaggaatgggtgaGGCTGTGCATTCCAACAAAACTTGATTTTTCGGGGAGTGGGGACGAGGTGGTGGTGGCTCTAGTATATCAGAGTGGGACGAAAGCAGCAGTCatttcagtttcaattttctgcccGTTTTTTTCCTAAATGTCTAAATGATGGAGAGTCTAATTGTGAAGCCAAAACTCAGAAAAGTCCTCTGTCTTTTGCTATGGCGTTAAGGTGATTTCTGTGCCTCTTCGACTGTGATACAAACAAATCTGTCCTTAGTTTGATTGGAAAACTTCCGTACTTATCAATGCTCTGtgacttattttgaaaatattttcaaaattaaaaaagtacAAATCACCATTTTGCCATGGAATGTTCATATATATAGCTAAGTTCTTACACACTTTTTCCAAAtaacaatattttgttttcagtgaGAAATATGAGTGAGCATGTAACAAGATCCCAATCCTCAGAAAGAGGAAATGACCAAGAGTCTTCCCAGCCAGTTGGACCTGTGATTGTGAGTCCTTTAGCGTTTGATGTTTTctattaacacattttattttaaaaaatatttttgagctaGTATACATGCACTGATACAGGTGTTCCATgctaataaaaaatgatgacatgTCATGAAGGAAACTTTGGCTCAGGAATATTATATTCTGGTGTTGCCTTATGGATATGGATATTTTactctttctctctatatatatatctgttggAAAATGTCTTTAGATTTATGATTCGATGCACATATGCATTTGTGTGTTTATATTATTGACTTTTTATTCGCACACACACTTACACCCTTAGGTCCAGGAGCCCACTGAGGAAAAACGTCAAGAAGAGGAACCACCAACTGATAATCAGGGTATTGCACCTAGTGGAGAGATCAAAAATGAAGGAGCACCTGCTGTTCAAGGTGAAGGGAGAGTGGAGAATAATGCTTATGGGTGGTGGAGGTATATTTATGCATTATATTTTATGACATACCAGTAACAGGAGGACAGAAAACGTTAGGAAGGAATCTTAAACATTTCTTACTGCTGCTGTGTGGAGGGGTGGAACAAGGACACATAAAAAGCCACAAACTTTCCTATCATTTTGACGGAGGCTTTTTATTGATTGGGTATTTGCATGGTTGCTGTAAACCTTTGAGTGTTTTGCAGAGCTCCTGTATGGTTTGTTCAGccatttcctgttttttgttttgttttgttttatgtttctgtggAAGAATGGCAGCTTGCAGCTTCCTCGTCTGCCATCTGCAGACATCTCATGTATTTTTATAAGATACTTTTTAACACGCATTTATTAATGCTTCCTTATGCCATGTAATATACTAAGTGCTGGAGATGTCAGTGCCAAATTTTTGCCTAAAGCTCATAGTCTAGTTAGACTGACTCAAACAAGTCACCTACTGAATGTGATAAGAATAAGAACAAATTAATACAAAAGCTACAAGTAAGTTGTCCAGGGCCAGCCTTGGGAAAGGAAAGGGCAATGTTTGAACATCTCTGCTTTCCTGCTTTTCTGGCAACAGACTCCTGAAATAATTGGCCTACAGGTTTTTATTTCACAATGATGAGggaataaatattatttcctcGTTCATAGTTCATATTTTAATTAGTAAATTGACGACTTTTTATCTTTAAGGGCCTGATTTGGAAGCTTTTCAACAGGAATTCGCTCTGCTTAAGATAGAGGATGCACCTGGAGATGGTCCTGATGTCAGGGAGGGGACTCTGCCCACTTTTGATCCCACTAAAGTGCTGGAAGAAGGTATGTTATTCAATAAGATGCAAATTATAGGGTttctattttcacaatattatatTTTGTGTGACACAGAGGTAAAATTACTGCTACTTTAATATCATACTTCACATCTAAAGATTCTTTGAAGGTAGTTCAGACCCCAAATGGCTGCCTTACACACTGTCAGAGATAGagggccaggtttggtggctaatgcttttaatcccagcactttgggaagccgaggcagaaagatcacttgaggccaggacttcaagagATAGAATAAATTGGGTCAAAGCTAATTGAATTACGATATGAAAGATATGAAAcatgctaagagagtagattttgagTGTCTTCACAACTAtatgaaataatgcatatattaattagaTTGAGCCATTTTacaatgtatgtatattttaaaacatcatgttttacATGATAAATAGATACGATTTCAtgtgtcatttttaaaagaaaagaaaaggttttcTAACTTTTGAATGTAAGTCATTTAACCAACAGCCAataattttcaggtatttttacaGAGGACTGTTTTTAACAAATACATAACATGTTTATGATAAGCATCAGTTTATATTGTAATGTTAATTGTGCTGGTAATGGCTTAAAGCTAGCGTGGGGGTTTTCAGTTTACTGTATAAACTGAAATGCTTTTAAGCATGTTGAGAGGCAGGAGTACCAATGAAAATAGTGACAAATGTTCACTACTTAAAGCAACTACATAATGTCTAAACTAGTCCAAAGTAACATTTTTACACTTTTTCACAAGATACACAAAAGTAATACTGACTTTTCTATTTCTTGCACTTAGTCAGTTCTAAGCATATTCTATATTCAGAGTGTTATTTcatatcaaaaaatttaaatgatactttaaaaatatatttttttccttaggttTTTGTTTGGTTGAATTTTTACTAAAAGTATAGGCATATTTTTACTTTCCACTTACACATATAAAATAGATTCACTTGATTTAATTCATTC of the Pongo abelii isolate AG06213 chromosome X, NHGRI_mPonAbe1-v2.0_pri, whole genome shotgun sequence genome contains:
- the PAGE5 gene encoding P antigen family member 5 isoform X2; the encoded protein is MSEHVTRSQSSERGNDQESSQPVGPVIVQEPTEEKRQEEEPPTDNQGIAPSGEIKNEGAPAVQGPDLEAFQQEFALLKIEDAPGDGPDVREGTLPTFDPTKVLEEGEGKL
- the PAGE5 gene encoding P antigen family member 5 isoform X1; translated protein: MQAPWAGNRGWAGTREEVRNMSEHVTRSQSSERGNDQESSQPVGPVIVQEPTEEKRQEEEPPTDNQGIAPSGEIKNEGAPAVQGPDLEAFQQEFALLKIEDAPGDGPDVREGTLPTFDPTKVLEEGEGKL